The segment CGCGAAGTGATCCCGGTCGGCCGAGCAGCTAGGCGTCCCAGGTGCGGATGCGCTTGGCCAGGGCGGCGGCCGCCGCTCCCGGGTCGTCCGCCTCGGTGATCGCGCGGACCACGACGACCCGGCGGGCGCCGGCGGTCAGCACCTCGTCCAGATTCCCGGCGTCGATCCCGCCGATCGCGAACCAGGGGCGCTCGGGGCTCCGGGCGGCGGTGTAGCGGACCAGGTCGAGGCCGGGGGCGTGGCGGCCCGGCTTGGTGGGCGTGGGCCAGCACGGGCCCGTGCAGAAGTAGTCCACGCCGGGCTCGGTGAGCGCGGCGTCCACCTCGGCCTCGGCATGGGTGGAGCGGCCTATGAGGACGTCCGGGCCGAGGACGGCGCGGGCGGCCGGGACCGGCAGATCGCCCTGACCGAGGTGCAGCACCTCGCTGCCGGCCGCATGGGCGACATCCGCCCGGTCGTTGACCGCCAGCAGCTTGCCGTGCCGCCGGCAGGCGTCCGCGAAGACCTCCAGGTGCCGGAGCTCCTCACCGGCCTCCATGCCCTTGTCCCGCAGCTGGACGATGTCCACACCGGAGGCGAGCACGGCGTCCAGGAACTGCGGCAGATCGCCCTGCCGCTTGCGGGCGTCGGTGCAGAGATAGAGCCGGGCATCGGCCAGGGCCTGTCGTGCGGTGCTCATCGGGCGGCTTCCCCCCAGGTCGGGGGCGTACGGCCGGGCCTTCCGGCACGTACGCCCCTCGGGTGCGGTTACGGATGCGGGTGCGGCGGCTGGACGGGAGCGCGCCGGGCGGGTCAGACGGCGAGCGCCTGGGCCCGGCGCTTCACCTCCGTGCCGCGATTCTCGCGCAGCGCCTGGGCAGGCGTGCCGGGCAGGGTGTCATCCGGGGTGAACAGCCACTCCAGCATCTCCTCATCGGTGAAGCCGTCGTCCTTGAGGAGGGTGAGGGTGCCGACGAGGCCCTTGACCACCTTGTCGTCCTTGATGAAATCGGCGGGCACATGCAGCGCCCGGTTCTCGCCGCGGCGCACCGCGATCAGCTGGCCCTCCTTGACCAGCTGCCGCACGCGCGTCACCTCGACTCCGAATTGTTCGGCGATGTCGGGGAGGGTGAGCCAGGCGGGGACGAGTCCATCGATGTTTGCGTCAATCTCGGTCACAGGACAAGCCTGCCACCTCGCACTGACAGCCGGTAGCCGGGCATCGCCATCAGGGGCTTCGTGCACACCGGAGGGTGACGGCGGCCGCCCGGCAACCGGCGGCCACCGCGCGCTACACGGCGGCGGCCTTCAGCGGTACGGACGCGTTCGCGGCCCGCTCGCGGTCCAGTACGACGCTCCGCTCGATCAGCTTGCGCCCCTGGGCGAGGTCCCGCGGCCGCCCCACGGCCAGCAGCGCGACGAGCCGTCCCTCCCTCAGCCAGATCACCGACCAGGCGGCCCCCGCCGGGTCGCCGCGCCAGACCAGCTCGTCGGCGTTGCCGTGGTGGCCCGCGTACTGCACGAAGCGGCCGAACTGCTCCGACCAGAAGTACGGCACGGGGTCGTAGACCAGCCCTTCGGCGTCGCCGCGGGCGATGTTCTCGGCGACCGTACGGGGGCCCTGGAGGGCGTTGTCCCAGTGGTGGATCAGCAGGCGGGTGCCGTAACGGGCCGACGGGAAGGAGGCGCAGTCGCCGACCGCGTAGACATCGGGCACGGAGGTGCGCAGCCGGTCGTCGGCGAGGACGGAGCCGTCCTGCGGGGAGACCTCGACGCCCGAGCCGGCCAGCCAGCCAGTCGCGGGCCGGGCGCCGATCCCGATGACCACCGCGTCGGCGGGCAGGGTCACGCCGTCCGCGAGGGTGACCGCGCCCGCGGTGACGGACGCGACCCGGGCGCCGGTGCGCAGCTCGGCGCCGGCGTCCGTGTACCAGCCGGTCATGTGGGCGGCCACCTCGGCGGGCAGCGCACCGGCCAGCGGGCGCTCGGCGGCCTCGACGACGGTGACCGCGCAGCCCGCCTCCCGGGCCGCGGTCGCGAACTCGGCGCCGATCCAGCCGGCCCCGACGACCACGATCTCGTGCTGGGCGGCGAGCACCGGACGCAGCCGCTCGGCGTCGTCGAGGGTACGCAGCAGGTGGACGCCGGGCATGCCTTCACTGCCGGGCAGCACGATCGGTTCGGCGCCGGTGGCGAGGACCGCGTAGTCGTAGGGGATGGGGCCGTCGGCGGTCTCGACGAGGCGGGCGTCCGGTAGCAGGGCGGTGACCGGGTGGCCCAGACGGAGCTCGATGTCGAGGCCGGCGAAGTCGATGTCGAAGGTGGAGCCCTCGGCCTTGCCCAGCAGGACCGCCTTGGACAGCGGCGGGCGGTCATAGGGCTGGTGGGGCTCGTCGCCGAGGAGCGTGATCGCACCGCGCCAGCCCTGTTCGCGCAGGGCGACCGCGGTCTGCACACCCGCGATTCCCGCGCCGATGATCACGACGCGCGGCGTGCGGTCAGGGGCCTGGGAGGACTTGCTCTGCTCGCTCACCCGATCACTCTAGGACGGTCCGTGACGCCGCTCGCAGCAGCACGCAAGGAGATCTCTGACACACCGTCACCGTCGGCCGTCCCGGAAATCGGGCCCCTGGGTGCCGGGGGCCGTGCCTTACGGCGTCTCGCGGCCCCGTATTAGGCTGACGGATACACGCACTCGCGGGAGCCCGGACGTACCGGGCTGAGAGGGAGGCTGGCCGGCCTCCGACCGTACGAACCTGATCCGGGTCATGCCGGCGAAGGGAGGGGCTGAAAGATCATGCATCCACCTGCCACACCGACGGGACCGGCCGCGCCGCGTCCCGATGTGCTCGTTCTCGGCGGCGGCGTCATCGGCCTGGTCACCGCCTGGCGGGCGGCCGGCCGCGGGCTGACCGTCGCGCTGGCCGATCCCGCGCCCGGCGGCGGTGCGGCCCGGGTCGCGGCCGGGATGCTGGCCGCGGTCACCGAGCTCCACTACGGCGAGCAGACCCTGCTGGGCCTCAATCTCGCCTCGGCGCAGCGCTATCCGCGGTTCACCGAAGAGCTGGAGGAGGCCGCCGGGCAGCGGATCGGCTACCGGCGGTGCGGCACCCTGGCCGTCGCGCTGGACGCCGATGACCGCGCCCATCTGCGCGAGCTGCACGCGCTCCAGACCCGCTCCGGACTGGACTCGCAGTGGCTCACGGGGCGCGAGTGCCGCCGCCTGGAGCCGATGCTGGCCCCCGGGGTGCGCGGCGGGCTGCGGGTGGACGGCGATCATCAGGTCGATCCGCGGCGGCTGGTGAGCGCCCTGCTGGCCGCGTGTGAGCGCGCCGGCGTGGCGTTCCACCGGAGCGCGGCGGTCCGGCTGACGGTCGGCGGCGGGCGCGCCACGGGCGCCGAACTCGCCGACGGCACCCGGCTGTCGGCGGGTCAGGTCGTGCTGGCGGCGGGCAGCCACAGCGGCGGTCTCGCCGGTGTCCCCGACGAGGTGCTGCCGCCGGTGCGGCCGGTCAAGGGCCAGGTGCTGCGGCTGCGGCTGCCGGAGGTGCCCGCGGGCAGTCCCGCCTTCCTGTCGCGCACCGTACGGGCCGTCGTCCGCGGCGGTCCCCTCTACCTGGTGCCGCGGGAGAACGGCGAACTGGTCGTCGGCGCCACCAGCGAGGAGCTGGGCTGGGACACCACCGTGACCGCCGGCGGGGTCTACGAGCTGCTGCGGGATGCCCATGAGCTGGTCCCCGGCATCACCGAGCTGCCGCTGGTCGAGACCTGCGCCGGGCTGCGTCCCACCTCCCCCGACAACGCGCCGCTCCTGGGGCCGACCGCACTGCCCGGCCTCCACCTGGCCACCGGCCACTACCGCAACGGGGTGCTGCTGACGCCGGTCACC is part of the Streptomyces platensis genome and harbors:
- the thiE gene encoding thiamine phosphate synthase, whose product is MSTARQALADARLYLCTDARKRQGDLPQFLDAVLASGVDIVQLRDKGMEAGEELRHLEVFADACRRHGKLLAVNDRADVAHAAGSEVLHLGQGDLPVPAARAVLGPDVLIGRSTHAEAEVDAALTEPGVDYFCTGPCWPTPTKPGRHAPGLDLVRYTAARSPERPWFAIGGIDAGNLDEVLTAGARRVVVVRAITEADDPGAAAAALAKRIRTWDA
- a CDS encoding NAD(P)/FAD-dependent oxidoreductase, with amino-acid sequence MSEQSKSSQAPDRTPRVVIIGAGIAGVQTAVALREQGWRGAITLLGDEPHQPYDRPPLSKAVLLGKAEGSTFDIDFAGLDIELRLGHPVTALLPDARLVETADGPIPYDYAVLATGAEPIVLPGSEGMPGVHLLRTLDDAERLRPVLAAQHEIVVVGAGWIGAEFATAAREAGCAVTVVEAAERPLAGALPAEVAAHMTGWYTDAGAELRTGARVASVTAGAVTLADGVTLPADAVVIGIGARPATGWLAGSGVEVSPQDGSVLADDRLRTSVPDVYAVGDCASFPSARYGTRLLIHHWDNALQGPRTVAENIARGDAEGLVYDPVPYFWSEQFGRFVQYAGHHGNADELVWRGDPAGAAWSVIWLREGRLVALLAVGRPRDLAQGRKLIERSVVLDRERAANASVPLKAAAV
- the thiO gene encoding glycine oxidase ThiO; protein product: MHPPATPTGPAAPRPDVLVLGGGVIGLVTAWRAAGRGLTVALADPAPGGGAARVAAGMLAAVTELHYGEQTLLGLNLASAQRYPRFTEELEEAAGQRIGYRRCGTLAVALDADDRAHLRELHALQTRSGLDSQWLTGRECRRLEPMLAPGVRGGLRVDGDHQVDPRRLVSALLAACERAGVAFHRSAAVRLTVGGGRATGAELADGTRLSAGQVVLAAGSHSGGLAGVPDEVLPPVRPVKGQVLRLRLPEVPAGSPAFLSRTVRAVVRGGPLYLVPRENGELVVGATSEELGWDTTVTAGGVYELLRDAHELVPGITELPLVETCAGLRPTSPDNAPLLGPTALPGLHLATGHYRNGVLLTPVTGDAMAEVLTTGSLPEEARPFSPARFSPATPGPAPTRAPEEQPV
- a CDS encoding Rv2175c family DNA-binding protein; amino-acid sequence: MTEIDANIDGLVPAWLTLPDIAEQFGVEVTRVRQLVKEGQLIAVRRGENRALHVPADFIKDDKVVKGLVGTLTLLKDDGFTDEEMLEWLFTPDDTLPGTPAQALRENRGTEVKRRAQALAV